One genomic region from Sphingobacterium sp. UGAL515B_05 encodes:
- a CDS encoding DUF3276 family protein produces MGDFENKEREEVFSKKVRAGKRTYFFDVKATRSNDYYITITESKKRFEDGQFIKHKIFLYKEDFEKFAEGLTDVVNYIKSNQEVIEKRYEPNFDDAYAEEAGARSKDDFSF; encoded by the coding sequence ATGGGAGATTTTGAAAACAAAGAACGTGAAGAAGTTTTTTCAAAAAAGGTGAGAGCAGGTAAGCGTACTTATTTTTTTGATGTAAAAGCAACTCGATCGAACGATTACTACATTACTATCACAGAAAGCAAGAAACGCTTTGAGGATGGCCAGTTTATTAAGCATAAGATTTTCTTATATAAAGAAGATTTTGAAAAGTTCGCTGAAGGTTTGACAGATGTGGTGAATTACATCAAGTCCAATCAGGAAGTAATCGAGAAACGTTATGAGCCTAACTTTGACGATGCATACGCTGAAGAAGCGGGTGCCCGTTCAAAAGACGATTTTTCGTTCTAA
- a CDS encoding LytR/AlgR family response regulator transcription factor: protein MIKVVIIDDEPLARSIIAGYLKNEADVSVVAECGDGFEGVKAIHTHEPDLIFLDVQMPKLTGFEMLELIDNPPAVIFTTAFDEYALKAFEKNALDYLLKPVSPTRFKKALEKFRANFSAPEKKVQPNYEVLTAQDETKIDRIVVKTGTQIKIIPIDTVKYLESYDDYVKIHTKDGMYLKNKTMSFFEKSLDPNQFVRIHRSFIIKVDQLAKLEPYEKDSYIAALTSGEKLNISKSGYARLKQLIGI, encoded by the coding sequence ATGATTAAAGTCGTTATTATCGATGATGAACCCTTGGCACGCTCCATTATTGCCGGTTACTTAAAAAATGAGGCCGATGTATCGGTCGTTGCCGAATGTGGCGATGGTTTTGAAGGCGTTAAGGCTATTCATACCCATGAACCTGATTTAATTTTTCTGGACGTACAAATGCCCAAATTAACGGGTTTTGAAATGCTGGAACTGATAGACAATCCACCAGCTGTCATCTTTACGACGGCTTTTGATGAGTACGCCTTAAAAGCTTTTGAGAAGAACGCATTGGATTACCTGTTAAAACCGGTATCACCTACGCGCTTCAAAAAAGCCCTGGAAAAATTTAGGGCTAACTTCTCAGCTCCGGAGAAAAAGGTACAGCCCAATTACGAAGTCCTTACAGCGCAAGACGAAACAAAAATTGACCGTATTGTTGTAAAAACAGGCACCCAGATCAAAATTATCCCAATTGATACCGTCAAATATCTTGAATCCTACGATGACTATGTTAAGATTCATACCAAAGATGGCATGTACCTCAAGAACAAAACCATGTCCTTTTTTGAAAAATCTTTGGATCCAAATCAATTTGTCCGCATCCACCGTTCTTTTATCATCAAAGTGGACCAGTTGGCTAAATTGGAACCTTATGAAAAAGACTCTTATATTGCTGCACTGACCTCGGGCGAAAAGCTCAATATCAGTAAATCAGGCTATGCACGATTAAAACAATTGATTGGAATTTAA
- a CDS encoding alpha/beta hydrolase: MSKRELKRSKIRIGDISISYYIRPSTAYPSPKTVLFIHGFPFNKNTWKQQLLQLDEEYTGIAIDVRGHGLSTNGHGFFSVDVFAKDLVEFIRKLDLNHVILCGISMGGYIALRTYELIGQQLKGLVLCDTNSLADDNKAKQKRFDSIQALLKYGRRPFAIGFIANVFHDKTIRENPEAVELIKSCIRRNEVASICATQLALASRTDTTHSLRTIIIPTLVIKGKHDKLMSAEQTDILIENIPDVRYMEFEESGHLPNLEEPEKFNAVLNDFLRSIPLISS; the protein is encoded by the coding sequence ATGAGCAAAAGAGAATTAAAACGCAGTAAAATCCGCATCGGAGACATCAGCATCTCCTACTACATTCGGCCAAGCACCGCTTACCCTTCTCCCAAAACCGTCCTATTTATCCATGGCTTTCCATTCAACAAAAATACATGGAAACAACAGCTCCTTCAACTTGACGAAGAATATACGGGCATCGCGATCGATGTTCGGGGACATGGACTGAGTACCAACGGACATGGTTTTTTCTCCGTTGATGTTTTTGCTAAAGATCTTGTGGAATTTATCCGTAAGCTCGACCTCAATCACGTCATCCTCTGTGGAATCTCCATGGGAGGCTACATAGCACTCCGGACTTATGAACTAATCGGACAACAGCTCAAAGGACTTGTCCTTTGTGACACCAATTCACTTGCCGACGACAATAAAGCTAAACAAAAGCGTTTTGATTCCATCCAGGCCTTGTTAAAGTACGGCAGAAGGCCATTTGCCATTGGGTTTATCGCCAATGTATTTCACGATAAAACAATCCGTGAAAACCCCGAAGCTGTTGAACTTATCAAAAGCTGTATCCGCAGAAATGAAGTCGCCAGCATTTGCGCAACACAACTTGCTCTTGCATCACGAACAGATACAACGCATTCGTTGAGAACAATCATTATTCCAACATTGGTCATAAAAGGTAAACACGACAAATTGATGAGCGCAGAACAAACCGATATCCTCATCGAGAATATACCGGATGTCCGCTATATGGAATTTGAAGAATCCGGACACTTGCCCAATTTGGAAGAACCCGAAAAATTTAATGCGGTGCTAAATGATTTTCTGCGCAGTATACCGCTTATATCCTCCTAG
- a CDS encoding adenylate kinase has protein sequence MLNLVIFGPPGAGKGTQSAKLIEKYQLVHVSTGDIFRAHIKGQTPLGQQVSQIIAEGNLVPDSITIAMLEEEVKKNPDAKGFIFDGFPRTVAQAEALDAFLEGINTSISVVIALDVNENELKARIAKRKEISGRADDDADKLVKRIDEYFTKTIHVLPYYEAQGKLSKVNGIGDIDSIFKSLTDIIDNY, from the coding sequence ATGCTAAACCTTGTAATATTTGGCCCTCCGGGTGCAGGTAAGGGAACCCAATCTGCAAAGCTTATTGAAAAATATCAATTGGTTCATGTTTCAACTGGTGATATTTTTAGAGCACATATTAAAGGTCAAACGCCACTTGGTCAACAAGTGAGCCAGATTATTGCTGAGGGAAATTTAGTGCCAGATTCGATTACGATAGCAATGCTGGAAGAGGAAGTAAAGAAAAATCCGGATGCAAAAGGATTTATTTTTGATGGATTTCCTCGTACTGTTGCTCAAGCTGAGGCATTGGATGCTTTTTTAGAAGGTATCAATACATCAATCTCGGTCGTAATCGCACTGGATGTGAATGAGAATGAATTGAAAGCACGCATCGCTAAACGTAAGGAAATTTCTGGTCGTGCGGATGATGATGCGGATAAATTGGTGAAGCGTATTGATGAATATTTCACGAAGACGATTCATGTGTTGCCGTATTATGAGGCACAAGGTAAACTTTCTAAAGTGAATGGTATCGGTGATATCGATTCTATCTTTAAAAGTTTAACAGATATCATCGATAATTATTAA
- a CDS encoding DUF2752 domain-containing protein has protein sequence MIYILLKYLKYHWIYSLVLGYFGIAIGLYLFTDIHILIPCLWKAASGYDCPGCGLTTALIALLRLEFREAWLENPLIYMLVPLLTGLVLRDFTQFMERESISE, from the coding sequence ATGATTTATATCCTACTGAAATACCTTAAATATCATTGGATCTATTCGTTGGTATTGGGGTATTTCGGAATTGCTATAGGCTTATATCTTTTTACGGATATCCACATTCTTATTCCTTGCCTTTGGAAGGCTGCAAGTGGCTATGATTGTCCGGGATGTGGTCTTACTACCGCTTTGATTGCTTTGTTGCGCTTGGAGTTTCGAGAAGCCTGGCTAGAGAATCCATTGATTTATATGCTTGTGCCACTATTGACAGGTCTGGTTTTGAGGGATTTTACTCAATTTATGGAGCGGGAATCAATTTCGGAATAA
- the carA gene encoding glutamine-hydrolyzing carbamoyl-phosphate synthase small subunit: MTNYSKLPAILVLEDGTVYHGKAAGKIGTTTGEICFNTGTTGYQEIFTDPSYFGQIMVTTNAHIGNYGIDEDDTESNQIQIAGLVCKNYNINYSRKMADESIQSYFEEGNLVGISDVDTRSLVRHIRDKGAMNAIISSETLDVEELKRQLAEVPSMDGLELSSKVTTAEPYFFGNENASLRVAVLDLGIKKNILRNFEARDVYTKVFPAKTTFEEMEKWNPDGYFISNGPGDPAPMDYAIDTVKAILNANKPMFGICLGHQILALANGIRTSKLHNGHRGINHPVKNIIANRCEITSQNHGFGVVAEDIQNSENVEITHVNLNDQSIEGIRIKGQKAFSVQYHPESSPGPHDSRYLFDDFVAMIKN, from the coding sequence ATGACCAACTACAGCAAATTGCCTGCAATTTTAGTTTTAGAAGATGGTACAGTTTATCACGGTAAAGCCGCTGGTAAAATTGGTACGACTACTGGGGAGATCTGTTTTAACACAGGAACAACTGGTTATCAAGAGATTTTTACAGATCCATCTTATTTTGGACAAATCATGGTAACAACCAATGCACACATTGGTAACTATGGTATTGATGAGGACGATACCGAATCAAATCAAATTCAGATTGCAGGATTAGTTTGTAAAAACTACAACATCAACTATAGCCGCAAAATGGCTGATGAATCTATCCAAAGCTACTTTGAAGAGGGTAATTTAGTTGGTATTTCTGATGTGGATACCCGTTCATTGGTGCGACATATCCGTGATAAAGGTGCGATGAATGCGATTATTTCTTCGGAGACATTGGATGTTGAGGAATTAAAGCGTCAATTGGCTGAAGTTCCTTCAATGGATGGACTTGAGCTGTCTTCAAAAGTAACAACAGCTGAGCCTTATTTCTTCGGTAATGAAAATGCTTCGTTACGTGTAGCGGTTTTGGACTTGGGCATCAAGAAAAATATCTTACGCAATTTTGAGGCTCGTGATGTATATACAAAGGTTTTTCCTGCGAAAACAACATTTGAGGAAATGGAGAAATGGAATCCGGATGGTTATTTCATTTCCAATGGTCCTGGCGATCCAGCACCGATGGATTATGCAATCGATACGGTAAAAGCTATTTTGAATGCAAATAAACCGATGTTTGGTATTTGTTTAGGTCACCAGATCTTAGCATTGGCAAATGGTATCCGCACCAGCAAATTGCATAACGGACACCGTGGTATCAATCACCCGGTGAAGAATATTATCGCTAATCGTTGTGAAATCACTTCGCAGAACCACGGTTTTGGGGTTGTGGCTGAAGATATCCAAAATTCTGAGAACGTCGAAATTACACACGTTAATTTGAACGATCAGTCTATTGAAGGTATCCGTATCAAAGGACAGAAAGCATTTTCGGTGCAATATCACCCAGAATCATCACCGGGTCCACATGACTCGCGCTATTTGTTTGATGATTTTGTAGCGATGATCAAAAACTAA
- the obgE gene encoding GTPase ObgE, which produces MAQGSNFVDYVKVCCRSGHGGAGSAHLHRDKHTATGGPDGGDGGRGGHIILKGTTNLWTLLHLKYRKHIIASNGESGGSSLRTGATGRDEILEVPLGTIAKDAETGEVLFDITEDGETRILVPGGKGGLGNWHFKSPTQQTPRFSQPGLPGKEQWMILELKVLADVGLVGFPNAGKSTLLSVVSAAKPEIANYPFTTLVPNLGMVSYRDNRSFVMADIPGIIEGASEGKGLGYRFLRHIERNSVLLFMVPADTDRTIREEYAILLNELTAYNPELADKPKLLAITKSDMLDEELEKEMEQELPEDVPYIFISSVTGKNILPLKDMIWKAINS; this is translated from the coding sequence ATGGCGCAAGGCTCGAATTTTGTTGATTATGTGAAAGTGTGTTGTCGTTCTGGACATGGTGGGGCAGGTTCGGCTCATTTGCACCGTGACAAGCACACAGCTACCGGTGGACCCGATGGTGGTGACGGCGGTCGTGGCGGGCATATTATCCTGAAAGGAACGACTAATCTCTGGACGTTACTCCATTTAAAATATCGTAAGCATATTATTGCGTCAAACGGTGAGTCTGGCGGCAGTTCTTTGCGTACGGGGGCAACTGGACGTGATGAGATCTTGGAAGTGCCGTTGGGTACGATTGCGAAGGATGCAGAGACGGGAGAGGTGCTGTTCGATATCACAGAAGACGGTGAAACCAGAATATTGGTCCCGGGAGGAAAAGGCGGGCTGGGCAACTGGCATTTTAAGTCGCCAACGCAGCAGACACCACGGTTTTCGCAACCTGGTCTTCCTGGTAAAGAACAGTGGATGATTCTCGAATTGAAGGTTCTTGCCGATGTTGGACTGGTTGGATTTCCGAATGCTGGTAAATCAACGTTGTTGTCCGTCGTTTCTGCTGCAAAACCAGAAATTGCGAATTATCCCTTTACAACACTGGTACCTAATTTGGGTATGGTGAGCTACCGGGATAACCGTTCCTTTGTTATGGCTGATATTCCGGGTATTATCGAAGGCGCTTCAGAAGGAAAGGGATTAGGGTATCGTTTCTTGCGGCATATTGAACGAAATTCTGTTCTGCTGTTTATGGTGCCAGCCGATACCGATCGGACGATCCGTGAGGAGTACGCGATTCTATTGAATGAACTGACTGCGTATAATCCTGAATTGGCCGATAAACCCAAATTGCTGGCTATTACCAAGTCTGATATGCTCGATGAGGAGCTGGAGAAGGAAATGGAGCAGGAGCTACCGGAAGATGTACCCTATATTTTCATTTCTTCGGTAACAGGTAAAAATATATTACCATTGAAAGATATGATCTGGAAAGCAATCAACTCTTAA
- a CDS encoding NINE protein gives MKTENEKYCVECGKLINIKAEVCPYCGVRQPIFYANQPFQQQNNTLQDDRWLPALLFCFFLGPFGAHRFYLGQIGTAVIQLLTLGGCGIWYLIDLIMILVGKYKDADGNYIKSPINNN, from the coding sequence ATGAAAACAGAAAACGAAAAGTATTGCGTAGAATGCGGCAAGTTGATCAATATCAAGGCCGAGGTTTGCCCCTATTGTGGTGTACGACAACCTATTTTTTATGCGAACCAACCCTTTCAACAACAAAATAACACGTTACAGGATGATAGATGGTTGCCGGCATTGTTATTTTGCTTTTTTCTAGGCCCTTTTGGAGCGCATCGGTTCTATTTGGGGCAAATTGGTACTGCCGTTATTCAGCTGCTTACCTTAGGCGGTTGTGGTATCTGGTATTTAATTGATTTGATTATGATTCTTGTCGGAAAATATAAGGATGCAGATGGCAACTATATTAAGAGTCCTATAAACAATAATTAA
- a CDS encoding serine hydrolase domain-containing protein, whose protein sequence is MKHLITIVLLGISSYSFAQTNPAEQINRGVYNKLEFFINSQMTDSAYNLASDSFKQQISLSKFTQVLQELYPLGRVKSSTIQEFEKGLATYQMDFDSKSYAVLFATDTTLKFNTLKFTPLAGKPQVEKTIVVPATQKSVDNDDLFVDSVANTYLKQQNTQSLAIGILKNGQTKTYFYGETAKGNQTPPTKTSIYEIGSLSKVFTAILLSNLVEEGTVTLDQPISLFLPDSLKKNEALSKITFQMLANHTSGFPRLPDNLDKVKGFNESDPYKTYDKKALYNYLSGFKNKKNPGEEYEYSNLGYAVLGDIICSIYKKSYDQLVKDIICKPLEMSNTFQVLDPKRKDTFKVYNKEGQEVIPWSFDTFGAAGGLKSTLEDLLKFANAQFKMPQTPLENAMANTRLFTFFLPPDTDLGLAWHMNLVDDLTVYWHNGGTAGSSSYLALSPDKKSGVVILSNSAISADDKGKAILDYLLRKK, encoded by the coding sequence ATGAAACATTTAATTACAATAGTATTGCTGGGCATCTCTTCTTACTCCTTTGCCCAAACGAATCCTGCGGAACAGATCAACAGAGGAGTTTACAATAAGCTGGAATTTTTTATCAATTCCCAGATGACAGACTCCGCCTATAATTTGGCCAGTGATTCTTTCAAACAGCAAATTAGCCTATCCAAATTCACGCAAGTACTCCAAGAGCTATACCCCTTAGGAAGAGTAAAAAGTTCAACGATACAAGAATTTGAAAAAGGGCTTGCAACCTATCAAATGGACTTCGACAGCAAATCATATGCGGTCCTTTTTGCAACGGATACTACCCTAAAATTCAATACATTAAAATTCACACCTTTAGCAGGAAAGCCTCAAGTGGAAAAAACTATTGTGGTACCTGCTACTCAGAAATCTGTCGATAACGACGACCTTTTTGTCGATTCAGTTGCAAATACGTACCTGAAACAACAAAACACACAATCACTTGCCATTGGCATTTTAAAGAACGGACAAACCAAAACCTATTTCTATGGCGAGACGGCCAAAGGCAACCAAACTCCACCAACAAAAACATCTATTTATGAAATCGGTTCGCTGAGCAAAGTTTTTACCGCTATACTTTTGTCAAATCTTGTCGAAGAAGGAACAGTCACGTTAGATCAACCTATTTCGCTATTTCTTCCTGACTCACTCAAAAAAAATGAAGCGCTTTCGAAAATAACATTTCAAATGTTGGCCAATCATACCTCTGGCTTCCCTCGACTTCCTGACAATCTTGACAAAGTCAAAGGATTTAACGAAAGTGACCCCTACAAAACATACGACAAAAAAGCACTTTATAATTACCTCTCAGGCTTTAAAAATAAAAAAAATCCAGGTGAAGAATATGAGTACAGCAACCTTGGTTACGCCGTATTAGGAGACATTATATGCAGTATCTATAAAAAAAGTTATGATCAGCTTGTAAAAGATATCATCTGTAAACCACTTGAAATGAGTAATACCTTTCAAGTATTAGACCCTAAGAGAAAAGATACTTTTAAAGTATATAACAAAGAAGGCCAAGAAGTAATTCCTTGGTCGTTTGACACTTTCGGTGCTGCTGGTGGATTAAAATCAACTCTGGAGGATCTGCTTAAATTTGCGAATGCGCAATTTAAAATGCCACAGACTCCATTGGAAAATGCAATGGCAAACACCCGGTTATTTACATTTTTTCTCCCCCCGGATACGGATCTAGGACTTGCATGGCATATGAATTTGGTTGACGACCTAACGGTTTATTGGCACAATGGTGGAACTGCCGGAAGTAGCTCCTATTTAGCCTTATCGCCCGACAAAAAAAGTGGCGTAGTCATCTTGTCCAATTCAGCCATCTCCGCCGATGATAAGGGTAAAGCTATTTTGGATTACCTACTCCGTAAAAAGTAA
- a CDS encoding LiaF transmembrane domain-containing protein, with protein MEKEPIIPNSNNSRNIVGAIVIIVGIFLLLNNLNLGSWFPDWLFGWQTILIIIGLVIGINSQFQKKSAIILLIIGGASLISRMMRTDFGSVTVPIIIISLGIYFIMSKRKPPMVPPTYPHPPQGSYDWDKRVHVPTAEPIDSSPADQESRPFNEQYGSSQQASPNQQAFGDKDPFQQSFEDNLNLNSIFAGQKKVIYSKNFRGGNLTNVFGSVELDLTKADIQQPIVIDTFQLFGSARIIIPPHWTVFSNVASVLGSVDDRRFQTIYNPDTDKKIYITGTCILGNLTIKNA; from the coding sequence ATGGAAAAAGAACCCATCATACCAAACAGCAATAATAGCCGCAATATTGTAGGAGCGATTGTGATCATCGTAGGTATATTCTTATTATTGAATAACCTCAATTTAGGAAGCTGGTTTCCGGATTGGTTATTTGGCTGGCAAACGATATTAATCATCATTGGATTGGTTATTGGTATAAATTCCCAATTTCAGAAAAAATCGGCAATTATCTTGTTGATCATAGGTGGAGCAAGCCTGATCTCAAGAATGATGCGCACAGACTTTGGTTCGGTAACCGTCCCGATCATCATCATTTCGCTCGGTATTTACTTTATCATGAGCAAAAGGAAACCGCCGATGGTTCCCCCAACGTATCCTCATCCGCCGCAAGGCTCTTATGACTGGGATAAACGAGTTCATGTTCCGACAGCAGAACCTATAGACAGTAGCCCCGCTGATCAGGAATCAAGACCTTTCAACGAACAATATGGATCAAGCCAACAAGCCTCGCCTAATCAGCAGGCTTTTGGCGACAAAGATCCTTTTCAACAGTCATTTGAAGATAACCTCAACTTGAACAGTATTTTTGCGGGCCAAAAGAAAGTAATCTATTCCAAAAATTTTAGAGGTGGCAACTTGACCAATGTATTTGGGAGTGTAGAACTGGATTTAACAAAAGCGGATATTCAACAACCCATTGTGATCGATACATTCCAATTGTTTGGTAGCGCACGTATTATCATTCCACCACATTGGACGGTATTTAGCAACGTGGCATCGGTCTTAGGATCTGTTGATGACCGCCGCTTTCAAACAATTTATAATCCTGATACGGATAAGAAAATATACATTACAGGGACCTGTATTTTAGGCAATTTAACCATAAAAAATGCTTAA
- a CDS encoding sensor histidine kinase has product MKNKLFLSVKSRLIGIICISVFIGYLALQYLLMLRSGFDQQLAFKDSFINSVVMMFCCYGMSSALNFYTPQPREIWKVLIIGLIMGAISIALSRFLMSYFIESTFTPLLDLTLPYRGIVNFLILTSVAIINIVWNIQEDNINNIKRKQESENLLREAELYNLRQQLQPHFLFNSLNSIIALIGANPDEARNMTFQLSDFLRGTLRKENNQIITLEEELDHLQLYLDIEKVRFGHRLNTSISSSEEIFNNRLPAMIIQPLVENAIKHGLYNVTDQVEIKIKCQSNEGQLMIQITNPFDTEEQSKPKKGTGFGLSSIQRRLYLLYGRNDLLETQIQDNIFISTLKIPQYD; this is encoded by the coding sequence ATGAAAAACAAACTGTTCCTCAGTGTTAAAAGTCGTTTAATTGGCATTATATGTATATCCGTATTTATCGGATATCTCGCGTTACAATATTTATTGATGCTTCGTTCTGGTTTCGACCAACAACTCGCATTCAAAGATTCATTTATAAACAGTGTGGTGATGATGTTTTGCTGCTATGGCATGTCATCAGCACTCAATTTCTATACCCCGCAACCTCGGGAGATTTGGAAGGTACTCATCATCGGATTAATCATGGGCGCAATAAGCATCGCATTAAGCCGATTTTTGATGAGTTACTTTATCGAATCGACCTTTACCCCATTGCTGGATTTAACCTTACCCTATAGGGGTATCGTTAACTTCCTCATTTTGACTTCTGTTGCCATTATCAATATCGTTTGGAATATTCAGGAAGACAACATCAACAATATCAAGCGGAAGCAGGAATCCGAAAATTTACTTCGGGAAGCCGAACTGTATAATTTAAGACAACAGTTACAGCCGCATTTCCTATTCAATAGCCTCAACTCCATTATAGCACTTATTGGCGCCAATCCGGATGAAGCCCGAAACATGACATTCCAGTTATCGGACTTTTTAAGAGGAACATTAAGAAAAGAAAACAATCAAATTATCACACTTGAAGAAGAGCTCGATCACCTTCAACTTTATCTTGATATTGAAAAAGTACGCTTCGGTCATCGACTAAATACATCCATCTCTTCCTCAGAAGAAATTTTCAACAATAGATTACCAGCCATGATTATTCAGCCACTGGTAGAAAATGCGATTAAACACGGATTATATAATGTAACGGATCAAGTAGAAATTAAAATAAAATGCCAGTCGAATGAAGGTCAATTAATGATCCAAATCACCAATCCATTCGATACTGAAGAGCAATCAAAACCGAAAAAAGGCACTGGATTTGGGCTTTCGAGCATTCAACGCCGATTGTACCTCCTCTATGGAAGAAATGATCTCCTTGAAACTCAGATTCAGGACAATATATTTATCAGTACCCTAAAAATACCTCAATATGATTAA